The genomic region GGGAGCAGCAGCGCGTGGCGATCGCCATCGCGCTCGCCAACGAGCCGCGGCTCGTGCTGGCGGACGAACCGACCGGCTCGGTGGACAGCAAGATGGCGGACCAAATTCTCGACCTGTTCCGCCTCGTCAACCGCGAATACGGCGTCACGGTCGTCATCGTCACGCACGACCCGATGCTCGCGAAGAAGGTCGATCGGGTCGTCGCGATCCGAGACGGGAAGACGTCGTCGGAGATGATTCGCCGCACGAGCTACGCCGAAGAACTGGCGTCGCTGAAGGGCGAATCCGCGGCCGCCGCCGAGGAAGAGGCGACGCACGAGGAATTCGCGGTCATGGACCGGGCGGGGCGGCTTCAAATCCCGGAGGCTTATCTGGAGCAAGCCGGCTTGAAGTCGTCGCCCCGGGTGCGGGTGAAGATCCAAGACGGCGCGATCGTGCTGACGCCGCCGGAGGAGTGAAAGTGTCGAAGAATGTTTGCGGGTCGCCGTTGAGGCGGCCTTTTTTTCATTTCGCGGACGGCGAACGGTTTGGGAACAAGGGTCAGCGTGCGGAACGAAAGGAACCTGAAGCGGGGAGCGAGTGAGAAGACGTGTAGGTTGTCGTCGGGCGTTGGCGGCGTGAACCATGGTTTTTCTTTACAACCCATAATCCAGTAATTATAGTTATACGAAATATAATGACGCATGGGCATGAATCGGGGGAGGGTGCGATGCTGTCAATTGGGAAAGCGCTTACGGAAAATCGGACCTGGCGCCGAAAAGGGGGGCGGGGCATGAAACATCAAGTGTTCGTGAAGCTGCTGGTCGGCTTCTTGTTGGTCGCCGTCCCGATGGAGGCGATCGCCCTCGCGACGAGTTGGTACGGCGCAAAGGTCGTTCTGGAGGAGACGAATCAGTCGATGGAGGAGAAGTTGTATTTCTTCGCCAGCTTCCTCGAGGAGGAGCTCTCCAACGTAAATCAGATGCTCGTCTCCGTCAGCATGGACACGGACTTAATGGAATACGCCTTGCAGCGGAGCGACGAATTTTCGTATCCGAACGTCATTACGTTCGACCGCCTCACGAGCAAACTGAAAATTTTGCAGTTTTCCAGCGAGTATATCGTGGACGTCTTTATGCTGCTGCCGCAGTCGAACGAGGTCGTAAGCGTGATGAACGGGTTTAAGCATATTCAGGAAAAGGAACGCGCCTACTCGCGGAAAATGCAGGACAGCGAGACGAACCGCTTTCTGCACGAGGACAAGCTCGTGTATTTCAGCGACAACGGCGACTTCGTCTTGGGCGTGGAAATTTCCCAGGCGCATATCGTCGAGTCGCTGCGATCGCATCAAGGGAACGCGGAGTATCACGTATTCATCAAGGACCGACTGCAAGACGCGGTGCTGTCCCCCCGGAAGCTGACCGCGGACGAACAGGCGACGATCGAGCGGATCGGTCGCGACCCCGGCGCCATGGACGACCTCGTCGTGCAGGAGACCGAGTCGAAGGACAGGCTGTTCAGGATCGGCTTTTACGCTTCGAAGGCGGAGGTGCTCGGGCCGTTTCATTCGCTGCGGACGTGGTTTTGGGCGCTGACCTGCTTCGCCGTCTTCGTCATTGTGCTGTTTTCGCTGTTCATTAATCAGCAAATTCAAGCGCCGCTTGCGCTCATCGTCAGGTCCATGAAAGAGGTCGAGCGCGGGAAGTACGGCGGGCGGCTCGCGCTTCGGAAGAACGACGAGTTCGGTTACGTGTATAAGCAGTTCAACCGGATGGCGGAGCAGCTGCAGACGTTGATCCAGGAAGGGCTCGAGCGGAAAATTCAATTCCAACGCGCGCAGCTGCGCAGCCTGCAGTCGCAAATCAATCCGCATTTCCTATACAACTGCTTCTACAACGGGTACCGGATGGCGAAGTCCGGCCAAACCGACAACGTCGCGAAACTGTGCAAATTCCTTGGCGATTACTTCCGTTTCGTCACGTATTCGAATGACAAGGACGTGCCGCTCTCCGACGAGCTCAAATACACGACGACGTATCTCGAAATTCAGAAGATCCGGTTTTCGGACCGTCTGAGTTTCGACATCGATTGCCGCGTGGACGCGAGCGCGTACTTGGTGCCGGGGCTCGTGCTGCAGCCGCTGGTCGAGAATGCGTTAATCCATGGGTTGGAGCAGCGGGAAGGAGCGACGCGGATCGAGGTGCGGATCGTCGAGGAGGGCGAGGCGATTCGAGCGGAGGTGTCGGACGACGGTCCGGGCATCGACGAGGCGCAGCTGCACCGCATTCGCGAGCTGCTCCGACAGACGGAGAATGAGACGGAACATTTCGGCTTATGGAATATTGAATGGCGGCTTCGCTATCGGTTCGGGGAAGACGGCATGCTGTCGATCGGTCCCCGCACGGACGGGGCGGGCACTCTCGTCTCGTTCGTCTTCCCGAAAGTCGCAGCAAGGAGAGGAGCATAATCGTATGTACCACTTATTGATCGTAGACGATGAGGCGAACATCGCCGAAGGATTGGCCGACCTGTTTCGAAGAGCGGGGCTCCCGCTCGAGCGTATCGAGACCGCGTATTCGGCGTCGCAAGCGTTGGAGCGCTGCCAAGTCGAGCCCGTCGACATCGTCATCTCCGACATTCGCATGCCCGGCATGAGCGGGCTCGAACTGCTCGAACGCATGCGCGAGACGTGGCGGCATGCAATCGTCATTTTCCTGACCGGGTACGCCGATTTCGAATACGCCAAGCGCGCGCTGCGAGGCCAAGCGTTCGATTATTTGCTGAAGCCCGCGGACGACGAAGACGTCGTCGCGGCGGTCGAGCGGGCGATCGCCGCGCACGACGAGGAGATGCGGCCGACCGCCGTCCGGGATGCGACGAAGCCGGAGCGGGAGAAGCCGGCCCTCCCGAAACGGGCTACGGACGATGCGTTCCTCCAGGGACTTCAGGCGTTCATCGCGGCGAATCTCGATCGGGATTTGTCGCTCGAGACGCTGGCGGGGAGATTTTACGTCAATCCTTCGTACTTGTCGCGCATCTTCCATCAGCAGGCGGGGGAGCAGCTCAGTCAATACATCGAGCGGAGGAAGATGGAAGCCGCGAAGTCGCTGCTCGCGGATGCGCGGCTCAAGGTGTACGAAGTAGCGGTGCGGGTCGGGTACCGCAATCCGAATTATTTCGCGAAGGTGTACCGCAAGTCGTTCGGGGTGTCGCCGCACGAAT from Paenibacillus antri harbors:
- a CDS encoding ABC transporter ATP-binding protein, producing MIVCEDLVKIYKSADLEVFALQGLDLRVEQGELMAIIGNSGSGKSTLLNMLGGLDRPSAGRLTVNGVDLLKCSEKELIRYKRESVGFVWQNNARNLIPYLTALQNVELPMLLKGRKRRLRALELLEAVGLGHRVNNKLQQLSGGEQQRVAIAIALANEPRLVLADEPTGSVDSKMADQILDLFRLVNREYGVTVVIVTHDPMLAKKVDRVVAIRDGKTSSEMIRRTSYAEELASLKGESAAAAEEEATHEEFAVMDRAGRLQIPEAYLEQAGLKSSPRVRVKIQDGAIVLTPPEE
- a CDS encoding response regulator transcription factor, translated to MYHLLIVDDEANIAEGLADLFRRAGLPLERIETAYSASQALERCQVEPVDIVISDIRMPGMSGLELLERMRETWRHAIVIFLTGYADFEYAKRALRGQAFDYLLKPADDEDVVAAVERAIAAHDEEMRPTAVRDATKPEREKPALPKRATDDAFLQGLQAFIAANLDRDLSLETLAGRFYVNPSYLSRIFHQQAGEQLSQYIERRKMEAAKSLLADARLKVYEVAVRVGYRNPNYFAKVYRKSFGVSPHEYRMQIGVEQDR
- a CDS encoding sensor histidine kinase, encoding MKHQVFVKLLVGFLLVAVPMEAIALATSWYGAKVVLEETNQSMEEKLYFFASFLEEELSNVNQMLVSVSMDTDLMEYALQRSDEFSYPNVITFDRLTSKLKILQFSSEYIVDVFMLLPQSNEVVSVMNGFKHIQEKERAYSRKMQDSETNRFLHEDKLVYFSDNGDFVLGVEISQAHIVESLRSHQGNAEYHVFIKDRLQDAVLSPRKLTADEQATIERIGRDPGAMDDLVVQETESKDRLFRIGFYASKAEVLGPFHSLRTWFWALTCFAVFVIVLFSLFINQQIQAPLALIVRSMKEVERGKYGGRLALRKNDEFGYVYKQFNRMAEQLQTLIQEGLERKIQFQRAQLRSLQSQINPHFLYNCFYNGYRMAKSGQTDNVAKLCKFLGDYFRFVTYSNDKDVPLSDELKYTTTYLEIQKIRFSDRLSFDIDCRVDASAYLVPGLVLQPLVENALIHGLEQREGATRIEVRIVEEGEAIRAEVSDDGPGIDEAQLHRIRELLRQTENETEHFGLWNIEWRLRYRFGEDGMLSIGPRTDGAGTLVSFVFPKVAARRGA